GATATACCTTATGTTGGTAACCTTGTAAAAGTTCTTCAATTCAACAATGGCAAATCAGATGGTGGATCAATAACCGATGGAACAGATATAAGCGGTATAGATTCCTTTGAAGAAGAAGGATATGAAAATATTATTATAAACTTCTCACAGAATGATGAGTTACAAGAAAACGTGGGAGCATTTAAAGTAAATTATAATGAAAACCCATATACAATGACCTTTGAAATAGGTGGTGCTAGAAGTTTCTCTGCTGAAGAAAACTTCGAAAAACTACTAGACAACAAGTATGTGAAAGATGTTTATAAAATTATTACACTAGATGATTCTATGGTTAGATTCGTAATTGAATTCAATGGTCCAGTTGAGTACAAAGTAGAAGAAAGAAAATCTCCTGCAAGTATAATTGTTGGATTAAAAGAAGATGAGGACTATCAAGAAAAGAAATCATATTCATTAAGAACTCAATCATATGAATATGGAGAAACTTTAGGTTCTTTGGAAGAAAGCTTAATAGCTGATTATGAGCCAAGAATCCTTAAGGACGAAAATGGATTATTCTTTGTAGAAATTGGTTCTTTTACAACAAAACAAGAAGCAGATAAGCAGCTAGATGAATTAGCGAAATCAATTGATACAGAATTATTAGTTGAAGAAAGAACTGGTATAGAAAAACCACAAAGTATTGTACCAGAGATAACTGATAATAATGAAACTACCACTAACCCTGAATCAGATACTGATGCTTCTAATGAATCAGCATATTCAGTATCTATTTCAGAAGATGGCAATCAGTACTATGGAAAAGTTGAAATCCTCAGCGATGGACTTAGTATCTATAATGATGAAGATAAAGAAACCGTAAAATATGATTATAAAAATATACAGCTAACAAAATCATTAGGAGAAAATTCTTTTGTTTTGGAGATTAAGTCAGGTGATAAAAATATAATGATTACTGGAGTATATTCTGATTTCTTTGAGAAGCTTGGAAAATATTCAGTTGTTGAGTAATAATACTATTACATTATTTCTATAATGTTTACCATAGAAAACCCATTATTCTAGGAATGATGGGTTTTTGTTTTTATGTATTCAATTAGTTTTGTTTTCCAATTACTATCCTTATAATAGAATCTCATATTTCTTTTTGCTCTATTATATCCAATAATATCTGCTGAAGTTAATATAGAAACCAGCTGACTGGAAGATTGTGCAAATATAGTATCAGCTTTAATTTTTTCGTAGATAAAGCTACCAAAACCCTCTTTTTCAATACCGTCTTTCATTTTATCAACACTATTAGCTAAGGGTAATTCCTTTTTAATTCTTAGAAAATCTACAATATTATCCAAATCATTATCTGTAAAAAATGAAGTGTGCTTTGAACCATTTGAAAATACCCTGTAAATTGTTAAACCTTCATCTTCACAATACTTCCATTTAAATTTTTTAGCTTTTTCTCCCAAGGTTTCACCTTCTAAAAAAGTCATATTTATATCTTTCCTCCTTAATTCTCTTATAAAGGGTGCTTTGACCTGTGTAGAGATAATATCTCTATATGCTTTAGGTTTTCTGAATGCATTCCCCCAAGTTTCTCTATTTCTATAGTCCCTTAGAGTCTCAAGGTTAAAATCAGCCATGAATATTCCTTCACTTTCATCTGCTTCTACTAATTTCATATCCCTAGAATTACCTTTGTTATCAAATCCCATTCCATCAAATGCTACTGAATGACCTAAGTCTTCGCCAGCATAATTACATACTGCTATACCTACCATGTTTTCGTAAGCCCTAGTCCTAATCTGAGACATTCTGTTAATTTCTAGTCCACAAGCGTTAGGTACTAAGATTATTTCTGCACCTTTTAACATTAATACACGTGCACTTTCTGGAAATTCTCTATCATAACATATCATTGCACCTATTTTTACGTTACCTTTTGCTGTATCTAATTCTACAACTTTGAATTCATCACCAGATGTACAGTGATACTCTAAGGAAAAATCACATGTATGAACTTTTGCATATGTCATAACAATCTTACCATTACGATCAATTATTGATAAAGTATTTCTAGGATTTTCTTTGTTGTATGTTTCTAGGTATGTTACGCCTATTGCAATATTAAGTTCTTTTGCTAAATTACAATAATGTTTTATGTACTCACTATCCGTTGATATACTCTGCTGTTTCCATTTTTCCAGTAATTCTGGGTACTTAGGTTTTCGTGGGTCATAGCTATAATCCCATACTTCATGATGATATGGAGTATATCCTATGTTCCACATCTCTGGTAATAATGCAATATCAGCACCTGACTCGGCTGCTTTGCGACAAAAGGCATCAGCTTTTATATGATTAGCTAATTGGTCATTTTGGTTTGGTTCTAGTTGTAGTAGTGCTATTTTTAGATTCATTCCGTTACCTCCTTACTATTCATCAATTAGGAATTTATTTAAGTTCTTGTATGTTTACTTGTTCTTTTAATCCTCGCTTAATAATATAAAACTTATCCTTACCTATAAATTTAATACCCTCATTATTAATTCTTATACCGCCATCTTCTGGTATTGCATAAATTTTATCTATTCCATGCTCTTCAATTATTTGATACAAATTTTCATCATGCTCGTTAGTATAATGTACATCAACATTGATACCGTTAGTTAAATCTATACCATCTAGAACTATATTTTCAGGATAGTCTTGATCTTTTGTGATAATGCATTTTTTGCATATAGATAAGGCTCCTGCACTTATACCTATTATTATTCCTTCATATTCCGATAAGCAATTATCTAGTCTTTTATTTGATATAAATTTTAATTGAGTAATTGGGTCACCACCCATTAAAAATATAACATCACTTCTAATTATCTTATCTTGTGCCGAGATAACATCATCTTCTTGATTAATCATACTAACCTTATCAAAATTGATCCCTATATCACTAAACCACGATAAATTTACTTTTTTATATTTTTCGCATTTAATTTTATCTTGTGGAGATGTAGGTATAAAAGTTATGCTATTTTTATTTTTCAGAACTGACCTAAATTCATTCTGTAAATCTTCTTTAAATCCTAAGCCTCCACCTAGTAAATATATCATATCATCCCACCTCCACTTACTTCTTTTACTATCCATTACTCAAATATTCTATTGATAAACATCAACTTTTTTTACACAATGTTTGCTAAGAATATTATCTATTCTTTCAATTACAACTATCCCAAAATCTAAGTGCTCCTCTATACCTTACACCATTTTCAAATATCCCGTCACCAATCCTTTTATGATTATAAATGGTACTTATACATATTAAAACAAATACAATTATTGCTGCTACTAATTCATACTTGGTATAAGGGTCATATTCCAGAGAGATTAGTAGAATTATCATCATTATTACTGACCAAAATAATACTATAAATTGAACAATACACGTTGCTATTATTGATGATTTAATTTTATATAATTGTTTACCCCCTAATAATTTTTCCAGAATGGGTACAGTACCAATAATAATAGTATACTTAGAGCAAAGAAAAAGGACAATATAAATCACCATCAATTTTATATTAAATATTATGCTTCTATTCTAATATTAACTTAGCTTAAGTAATATCTTCTAGTTTATGCTTTTAGAATCATATATCTTATCTATATGATTCAATATATCAGTATCTCTTTTATCGGTCTTCCCATTATAATTCTTCAATCTAGCTGTATAATGTATTAAATAATATTCATCCCCGTCATAAATAGCTAATTTATAATTTTTTTTATTATTGATAAATGTTAATTCATATGTAGGACCATTAGGATAATTTACAATATCACTCTTTTTATATTGGATTTTATTAATCTTATTAATAAGATTAGTTACTTCTTTTTTATCTTTAATAATTATGTTTTCACCACTTCTCAAGTCAAGTATTTTAATTTCACTAACTTTATTAGAAATATGTGGAAACTTAGATGAATTAATAAAATAATAAGCTATCAAAATTATAAATACTATAATAGAAATTATAAGTATGTATATGTATTTATTCTTACCCATAACCCACCTCCACAATTAACGTATAAACGGTGTTTCATATTTTTTGCATATATATCCTAGTAGTTTTTTCCGCATTAGTATTCTTTAACTCTCTAATTATAGCAAGAATAGTAAATACACTAACTCCTATTAATAAATCTATCCAAAAATCTCCAGATATTATTTTATCACTAAAACCATATCTTATTAATCGCATAAGAAAAACTGTACATATACCCATGAGTGTGTAGTATAAAATATTCTTTATTGATTTCATTAAAAATCAACTCCTTAATAGCTACTTTCTTAATATGTCTATTTGCTGAATATATTATAGCATAATTCTCATAATTATATTACAATTTATCTTTAGTTATATAAACTATAAAATATATATAAAATCAATTTATGAAAATATATAGATATATTGTTAGAATAATACAAATTCTGCTTATATAGCACAAATAGTTAAAACAATTATATAAAATACTAAATATTATAAATTATGAATATACATTTAAATTTAATTGTGTTATAATTAACCAAATAAAATTATTTATTCTTTACATATAAATAATTGCTGTAAACCAAAAGGTTATTAGGTTACAAATGTTCATTTAACCCAATAACCTTTCTCCTTTTTAGTAATTTCTTAATATGTTTAATCCGTGATTGCTTTTTCCATTTCAGTATATTGATAAACACCTACTGCCCATTTCCCCAAACGGGTAGTTATTTTATGTACATCCTTAAATCCCAATCTCTTATATAACTTATGAGCTTTAGGATTGTCTTCAATAACTGCTAAGCTAACTTTGTCTATACCCTTCATGGATAAAGCAGTATCAAAAGCCTTATCTATTAATATACTACCAACTCCAAGACCTCTAGCTTTTTCTGACACTGCAATATTATCTATATAAATCTCACCTTTTTTTGGATTATGATTCATTAGTTTTAGCTTAGCCATAGTTTTTATAGTTGATATAAGTCCATACTTCTTTACTAATAGAGAAAACTTAAGGTTGTGTCTTTTCTTTTGCTTTCTTTGTCCTACCCACCTAAGAAGCATCAATCCTATAATATCACCATCAATCTCAGCAATAAAATAACCTTCCTTATAATGAGTTCCTAGGATTCCAAACTCATCTAAAAAATCATTTTTGCGTTCATCAGGTAAATCTAGTAAATTCTTCACTTTATTATTAAATCCATCTAGATAGATTTTTGAAATATCTTTTTTATCTTCTGTTTTAATATTTCTAATTATTAATTCATTAATATTATACATATCTCAACTCCTAACAATAATTTTTTTCATAACTTCCTCAACTAAATACATTCATACTCTAATATATATCAATATATAATTTTAAAATTTTCTTAATGTTATTATACTATTTAAAAAACGTTATTTCAAATTAATAATTCAGCATTTTTAAAATTATACAAAAACGCAAAAATACCCTAGTAAAATATTTACTAAGGCATATTATTGTTATTTAAAATAAGTTTTATTAAATTTAATGAGTTAATTATTAATAAGTTTTGTATCTAATTACTCATTTGTAAAATGTTTTTCCTTATGTGGAAATTGCTTTTCAAATTCATTTAGTTCATCTGTTGTTATCTTAAAAACAGGGTCTTCGTAAAACTTACCAGTAATTCCTTTTAGTGAACCTTCATGTAATTCAAATGCCATAAACTCTTCAAAATTAACTCCCCAATATGTTTAATTACTTTGGCTTTTGAATAAATTATATAACTTTGGCGTGTTATTGAAATACCACGCTTAATACAATGCTCAATTTTTTCAAACAGTCTATTTCCTTTCTTTCTATGATGTTGAAATTATATCATGTTTTATCCAATTATACAATTTACTAGGATGTTTTAATATTGAGATTCCATCATGTATTACGATTACTTGACAGTAACTTATAAAGTCTTGAAGTTGTTTTTTTCTAACATTACTAGTATAATTATAGTACTAAAAACAGTTAAGGAGAAACATGATGAACATTCAAATATTCGGAAACAAGAAATGCTTTGATACTAAAAAAGCTGAAAGATATTTTAAAGAGCGTTGTATCAAATTCCAAAAAATTGATCTAGTACAAAAAGGTGTCAGTCCCGGTGAACTAAAATCAATTATACAGAGCGTTAGCATTGACAACCTCATTAATAAAGATTCTTATAATTACAAAGAAAGCGTCCTAGCATATACTGAAGACCAGGACACCATGCAAGAAATTCTTTTAGAGAATCCAAAATTATTTAAAACACCTATTGTTAGAAATGGTAAAAAAGCTAGTGTTGGTTATCAACCTGATGTTTGGAAATCTTGGGAGTAAAAAACTAATTTAGCTCCCTTTTTTTATTCTTACTATTTACGATGAATATTCAATATATATTACATTGATACTGCATTCATTAAAATGCCAGTAAGAATTTATATACTTATATTACCATAGCAGTTATTCTGTAATTATGAATACAG
The window above is part of the Vallitalea guaymasensis genome. Proteins encoded here:
- a CDS encoding carbon-nitrogen hydrolase family protein, whose product is MNLKIALLQLEPNQNDQLANHIKADAFCRKAAESGADIALLPEMWNIGYTPYHHEVWDYSYDPRKPKYPELLEKWKQQSISTDSEYIKHYCNLAKELNIAIGVTYLETYNKENPRNTLSIIDRNGKIVMTYAKVHTCDFSLEYHCTSGDEFKVVELDTAKGNVKIGAMICYDREFPESARVLMLKGAEIILVPNACGLEINRMSQIRTRAYENMVGIAVCNYAGEDLGHSVAFDGMGFDNKGNSRDMKLVEADESEGIFMADFNLETLRDYRNRETWGNAFRKPKAYRDIISTQVKAPFIRELRRKDINMTFLEGETLGEKAKKFKWKYCEDEGLTIYRVFSNGSKHTSFFTDNDLDNIVDFLRIKKELPLANSVDKMKDGIEKEGFGSFIYEKIKADTIFAQSSSQLVSILTSADIIGYNRAKRNMRFYYKDSNWKTKLIEYIKTKTHHS
- a CDS encoding Type 1 glutamine amidotransferase-like domain-containing protein; its protein translation is MIYLLGGGLGFKEDLQNEFRSVLKNKNSITFIPTSPQDKIKCEKYKKVNLSWFSDIGINFDKVSMINQEDDVISAQDKIIRSDVIFLMGGDPITQLKFISNKRLDNCLSEYEGIIIGISAGALSICKKCIITKDQDYPENIVLDGIDLTNGINVDVHYTNEHDENLYQIIEEHGIDKIYAIPEDGGIRINNEGIKFIGKDKFYIIKRGLKEQVNIQELK
- a CDS encoding GNAT family N-acetyltransferase, with amino-acid sequence MYNINELIIRNIKTEDKKDISKIYLDGFNNKVKNLLDLPDERKNDFLDEFGILGTHYKEGYFIAEIDGDIIGLMLLRWVGQRKQKKRHNLKFSLLVKKYGLISTIKTMAKLKLMNHNPKKGEIYIDNIAVSEKARGLGVGSILIDKAFDTALSMKGIDKVSLAVIEDNPKAHKLYKRLGFKDVHKITTRLGKWAVGVYQYTEMEKAITD
- a CDS encoding arsenate reductase family protein — its product is MNIQIFGNKKCFDTKKAERYFKERCIKFQKIDLVQKGVSPGELKSIIQSVSIDNLINKDSYNYKESVLAYTEDQDTMQEILLENPKLFKTPIVRNGKKASVGYQPDVWKSWE